Proteins from a single region of Dyadobacter fanqingshengii:
- a CDS encoding MFS transporter, with the protein MIFTPKETLTEQEVKDGLNTVLKEGMTTEAMVTLAGGTFMVAFAIILGASNFQIGLLASLPTFTNIFQLLSVFLIRKYNNRRAVSVICCILARIPMVLLGAMPFFLGDNAPVSLLLFFLFFYYFFGSIAGPSWNAWMKDLVPGDMLGAFFSKRSRYAQTLNVVLSIILALSIDYLRRHAPQYELYVYATMFMMAGIAGLAAVVLLARVPEPRSYLPNENILKMFIKPLRDNNFQRLLVFNSFWLFAVNIATPFFTVYMLKTLGLTLTYIIPLTILSQLSSIFTIGYWGKFADRYSNKTIISICAPLYVACVIAWCFVGIYTNLISNLALLAVIHIVSGSSNAGTNLALTNIGLKLAPSREAIVYLSVKNIITSVFSSLAPLIGGYLADYYTLRQLRVIAEWSGPNLQKTFRLLLLHEWNFLFLIGAVLTLVALQFLPRVREAGEVHKSVVKRIMRTSLKSNLRDYFVIDVLINWHSSLNNMLKSDRASSDAAQQEK; encoded by the coding sequence GTGATCTTTACACCAAAAGAAACCCTTACCGAGCAAGAAGTTAAGGACGGACTGAACACCGTTCTTAAGGAAGGAATGACCACCGAAGCGATGGTAACCCTTGCCGGAGGCACTTTTATGGTTGCATTTGCCATTATACTCGGGGCGAGTAACTTCCAGATCGGGTTGCTTGCATCTTTACCCACATTCACCAATATTTTCCAGCTGCTGTCCGTATTTCTGATCCGCAAATACAATAACCGGAGGGCTGTTTCGGTAATTTGCTGCATTTTGGCGCGCATTCCCATGGTTTTACTGGGTGCAATGCCATTCTTCCTGGGTGACAATGCTCCGGTAAGCCTGCTGCTTTTTTTCCTGTTTTTCTACTACTTCTTTGGCTCTATCGCAGGTCCCAGCTGGAATGCCTGGATGAAAGACCTGGTGCCTGGCGACATGCTGGGCGCGTTTTTTTCGAAGCGAAGCCGCTATGCACAAACACTCAATGTCGTACTCAGCATCATTCTCGCACTTTCCATCGATTACCTGCGCCGGCACGCACCGCAATATGAATTGTATGTGTATGCGACCATGTTCATGATGGCCGGGATCGCGGGCCTGGCAGCAGTTGTCCTGCTGGCGAGAGTGCCGGAACCGAGGTCCTATTTACCGAATGAGAATATCCTGAAAATGTTTATAAAGCCACTGCGGGATAACAATTTCCAGCGATTACTGGTTTTCAACTCATTTTGGCTGTTTGCTGTTAACATTGCTACGCCGTTTTTTACAGTCTATATGTTAAAAACGCTGGGGCTGACCCTGACCTACATTATCCCGCTGACCATTCTGAGCCAGCTGTCCAGTATTTTCACCATTGGCTACTGGGGAAAATTCGCCGACCGTTACAGCAACAAAACGATCATTTCCATTTGCGCTCCCCTTTACGTGGCTTGTGTGATTGCGTGGTGCTTTGTTGGGATTTACACCAATCTGATTTCCAACCTGGCGCTTCTGGCAGTGATCCATATCGTGAGCGGGTCGAGCAACGCTGGCACCAACCTCGCGCTCACCAATATAGGCCTGAAACTTGCCCCTTCCCGGGAGGCGATTGTTTACCTTTCTGTTAAAAATATCATTACCTCCGTTTTCTCATCCCTCGCCCCACTGATCGGCGGCTATCTGGCTGATTATTATACATTAAGGCAACTGCGTGTAATCGCCGAGTGGAGCGGCCCTAACTTGCAAAAAACCTTCCGGCTGCTGCTGTTACATGAGTGGAACTTTCTTTTTCTGATCGGTGCAGTTCTCACATTGGTAGCGCTACAATTCCTTCCACGCGTGCGAGAGGCCGGGGAAGTGCACAAGAGTGTGGTAAAACGGATTATGCGTACGAGCCTGAAAAGCAACCTTAGGGATTATTTTGTGATAGATGTGCTGATCAACTGGCATTCGTCGCTCAATAATATGCTTAAAAGCGACCGTGCAAGTTCCGATGCGGCACAACAGGAAAAATAG
- a CDS encoding glycoside hydrolase family 31 protein gives MIITLFFRKILILLLLLNIGFIGFHAAAQQSKLVNDPVDISGDFRDFSNTIFFADSLAAFDPATGVGKIKWKRHEPFSAHNFDNSMLSYKRSYSNEFPSVEYAQDPVLPFSVEFTSPRTVRIRANTGAQGPGNEPSLMLVSEPLKDASWKYIKINGGHEYTNAHGSVTIYENPWKILIRDASGKVLTQTRGQADGRSSYTPTLPFSFVRRASDYSRSVAAVFSISPDEKIFGCGESFTRLDKNGQKVVLWTHDPNGVQTQTMYKPIPFYMSSRGYGMFMHTTSPITCDFGATYGESNAMQIGDENLDLFVFLGQPKDILDEYTNLTGKASMPPLWSFGLWMSRITYFSEQDGRNVAAKLRQNRIPSDVIHFDTGWFETDWRCDYNFAPSRFKDPQGMIADLKKLGFRTSLWQLPYFVPKNTLYPEIVAKGLAVKNANGTIPYEDAVLDFSNPNTIKWYEDKISGLLKLGVGAIKVDFGEAAPLSGVYASGRTGFYEHNLYPLRYNKIVSELTKKVTGDNIIWARSTWAGSQRYPIHWGGDAETTNKGMEAQLRGGLSLGLSGFTFWSHDIGGFTMKTPEDLYRRWLMMGLLSSHTRTHGQAPKEPWEYGDDFQNYFRKAVELKYKLMPYIYTQSKLASQKGLPMVRALLVEFPDDPGAWMVDNEYMLGSDILVAPFFENGKSRQVYLPKGKWVDYQTRKVYEGGWHEIAAGELEVVMLVREGAVLPHVKVAQSTDQIDWKNIELVGFNVTSSKTAMKLFLPGESEVKDVLIVKKGSKLVVSKDPFKGNVSWALK, from the coding sequence ATGATAATCACCCTATTTTTTCGAAAAATACTTATCCTGTTGCTGCTGCTTAACATTGGCTTCATCGGTTTTCATGCCGCTGCGCAGCAAAGTAAACTCGTGAACGACCCGGTTGACATCAGCGGCGATTTCAGGGATTTTTCCAACACCATTTTCTTTGCCGACAGTCTGGCCGCGTTTGACCCTGCAACCGGCGTTGGGAAGATCAAATGGAAAAGGCATGAACCGTTTTCTGCGCATAATTTTGATAATTCCATGTTGAGCTACAAGCGGTCTTACAGCAATGAATTTCCATCAGTTGAATACGCCCAGGATCCTGTTTTGCCGTTTTCCGTTGAATTTACATCTCCACGCACGGTTCGCATCCGTGCAAACACGGGTGCGCAAGGGCCTGGCAATGAGCCTTCTTTAATGCTGGTGAGTGAGCCTTTGAAGGATGCTTCCTGGAAATATATAAAGATTAATGGTGGCCACGAATACACGAATGCACACGGATCAGTGACGATTTATGAGAATCCTTGGAAGATTTTGATCAGGGATGCGAGTGGGAAGGTGCTTACGCAAACGCGTGGGCAAGCGGATGGGAGGTCGTCCTATACACCAACATTGCCGTTTTCATTTGTGCGGCGGGCTTCCGATTATTCGCGGAGTGTTGCTGCGGTGTTTTCCATTTCACCGGACGAGAAGATTTTCGGCTGCGGTGAGTCGTTTACGCGATTGGACAAAAACGGGCAAAAAGTGGTGTTATGGACGCATGATCCCAACGGCGTGCAAACGCAAACCATGTACAAGCCCATTCCATTTTACATGAGCTCGCGCGGTTATGGCATGTTCATGCACACGACATCGCCTATTACCTGCGATTTCGGAGCTACTTATGGAGAGTCAAATGCTATGCAGATCGGGGATGAGAACCTGGATCTGTTTGTTTTTTTAGGTCAACCCAAAGACATTCTGGATGAATATACAAACCTGACCGGAAAAGCATCCATGCCGCCGCTATGGTCCTTTGGTCTGTGGATGAGCCGCATTACTTATTTCTCAGAGCAGGACGGACGCAATGTAGCTGCCAAATTGCGCCAGAACCGCATTCCTTCCGACGTAATCCATTTCGATACAGGCTGGTTTGAAACTGACTGGCGCTGTGACTATAACTTCGCCCCAAGCCGTTTTAAAGATCCCCAAGGCATGATTGCCGATCTGAAAAAACTAGGTTTCCGCACTTCATTGTGGCAGTTGCCTTATTTTGTTCCTAAAAACACTTTGTATCCCGAAATCGTGGCGAAGGGATTGGCTGTGAAGAATGCAAACGGGACGATTCCTTACGAGGATGCCGTTCTTGATTTTTCCAATCCCAATACCATTAAATGGTATGAAGATAAAATTTCGGGCTTGCTGAAATTAGGCGTCGGTGCCATTAAAGTCGATTTTGGCGAAGCTGCGCCATTATCCGGCGTATATGCATCGGGCCGCACGGGCTTTTATGAGCATAACCTGTATCCGTTGCGTTACAATAAGATTGTTTCGGAATTAACGAAAAAGGTGACAGGCGACAACATTATCTGGGCACGGAGCACGTGGGCAGGCAGCCAGCGCTACCCGATCCATTGGGGCGGCGATGCGGAAACAACCAACAAAGGAATGGAAGCGCAGCTGCGCGGCGGATTGTCGCTGGGGCTTTCCGGTTTCACCTTTTGGAGCCATGATATAGGCGGTTTTACAATGAAAACGCCCGAAGATTTGTATCGTCGCTGGCTAATGATGGGACTGCTGAGCTCACACACCCGCACACACGGACAAGCACCCAAGGAACCCTGGGAGTATGGCGACGATTTTCAAAATTATTTCAGAAAGGCAGTGGAGCTGAAATACAAGCTCATGCCTTACATCTACACCCAATCCAAACTTGCCTCCCAAAAGGGATTGCCCATGGTGCGGGCATTGCTGGTTGAATTTCCCGATGACCCGGGCGCATGGATGGTGGATAATGAATATATGCTGGGGTCGGACATTCTGGTCGCGCCGTTTTTCGAGAATGGCAAAAGTCGGCAGGTTTACCTCCCGAAAGGGAAATGGGTGGACTACCAGACCCGAAAAGTATACGAAGGCGGATGGCACGAGATAGCCGCCGGTGAGCTGGAAGTGGTCATGCTGGTCCGCGAAGGCGCTGTATTGCCGCACGTGAAAGTAGCGCAATCAACGGATCAGATCGATTGGAAAAATATAGAATTGGTTGGTTTTAATGTGACCAGTTCAAAAACGGCGATGAAACTCTTCCTGCCTGGCGAAAGCGAGGTAAAGGATGTTTTGATTGTCAAAAAAGGCAGCAAACTGGTTGTAAGCAAGGATCCTTTCAAAGGAAATGTCAGCTGGGCATTGAAGTGA
- a CDS encoding glycan-binding surface protein, with translation MNFKYVYKTALGLCLAAGMLLTFQSCNEDDVDGAPAITNVRLLDPTKADSSLSAAEPGSLIVIQGQNLGSAMKVYFNDFEATFNAALGSNSNLIVTIPAMAPTKAVDAGVSNKIKVQTKGGEATYDFVLSAPTPVLTGLYSEFVKPGGNLVISGDYFYNIKSVKVGATNLPIVSTTVKQITVKMPATAVSDIVTVEGEFGTVKTSYKVNGSEGNMINFDVPATTWGSDVCYGSAAIIPGTDAGAISGKYSRIKQTKLPATGYADAWVFSTCSFDFKLAAGPAAERQFKFEHNIAEPWKAGKYDITITAGGKEYVYAFQPWNSTEYAAAGYQTNGWRTAVIELSEFKNATGGTIADVSKVSDLKVSFGTPDVAIASFNGSVDNFRIVKK, from the coding sequence ATGAACTTCAAATATGTATATAAAACAGCCCTTGGACTGTGCTTAGCGGCAGGAATGCTGCTTACGTTCCAGAGCTGTAACGAGGACGATGTGGACGGCGCGCCGGCAATTACCAATGTTCGTCTGCTTGATCCGACGAAGGCCGACAGTTCGCTGAGCGCTGCCGAACCAGGCAGTCTGATCGTGATACAGGGCCAGAACCTGGGGAGTGCGATGAAAGTGTATTTCAATGATTTCGAAGCGACTTTCAACGCTGCATTGGGTAGCAATTCAAATTTGATTGTGACCATTCCGGCTATGGCACCGACCAAAGCTGTGGACGCGGGCGTGTCTAACAAGATCAAAGTACAAACTAAAGGCGGTGAGGCTACTTATGACTTCGTTTTGTCAGCGCCGACGCCGGTGCTTACGGGTTTGTATTCAGAGTTTGTAAAACCGGGCGGAAATCTGGTGATCAGCGGAGATTATTTTTACAATATCAAATCTGTGAAAGTGGGCGCGACTAATTTGCCAATCGTTAGCACCACTGTAAAACAGATCACTGTGAAAATGCCTGCAACTGCTGTTTCAGACATTGTGACCGTGGAAGGAGAGTTCGGTACGGTGAAAACGAGCTATAAGGTTAATGGTTCGGAAGGGAATATGATCAATTTTGATGTGCCTGCAACAACCTGGGGATCGGATGTTTGCTACGGATCTGCTGCGATAATTCCAGGCACCGATGCTGGCGCCATTTCGGGCAAATATTCACGCATTAAACAAACCAAATTACCTGCGACCGGCTATGCCGACGCCTGGGTTTTCTCTACTTGCAGTTTCGACTTCAAGCTAGCCGCAGGACCAGCAGCCGAAAGACAATTTAAATTTGAGCACAATATTGCCGAGCCCTGGAAAGCAGGCAAATACGACATTACCATCACAGCAGGCGGCAAGGAATACGTTTATGCATTCCAGCCCTGGAACTCCACAGAATATGCCGCAGCCGGTTACCAAACCAATGGTTGGAGAACGGCAGTAATTGAGCTTTCAGAGTTCAAAAACGCAACGGGCGGAACCATTGCTGACGTATCCAAAGTATCCGACCTGAAAGTTTCATTTGGCACGCCCGATGTTGCGATTGCTTCCTTTAACGGCAGTGTCGACAACTTCCGGATTGTGAAAAAATAG
- a CDS encoding RagB/SusD family nutrient uptake outer membrane protein encodes MQFKIKLLAAISTLMLMQGCSEEFLDRPPLDALTSGNFYKTDAEILAGTAPLYNIVWFDFNDKANMSFQEARAGNLNSNDRTAYIKHAIPSTDVNTLLPGYKSFYKIIAQSNNAYKAIKEATGSTASAAVKSQGLGECRFMRATAYYYLVTNWGAVPIVYDNVAQLNTPPVRNRVEDVWKLLIQDYRFAAENLPLTADQGRLTKYSAEGMLARMYLMRAGLNQNGTRNQSDLDSAKYYAEDVITKSGRALAATYAELFESANNNSSKNNAESLFSLQWMPVSSPWGVNNSFQAYFAYDANITTTGDGWGAAQGLSADLVKYFVENPADSLRRKSIAMFDSDVYPNIQKATGGLKYNRPAQLSAIKKYIVGSPADNGGLGGFMAANINSYMLRLAEVYLIYADAVLGNAATTNDAKALEYFNAVRKRAGMPAKTSLTFEDIFKERRIETVFEGNSWNEVVRWYYFNPAKAIAYTAAQRRENYTMSYVAGSTNPKKYTVTYSPAEYYPLSANTLYLPFPEGELVNAPSLKGEPVPFDFSKLID; translated from the coding sequence ATGCAATTCAAAATCAAACTCTTAGCGGCTATCAGCACATTGATGCTTATGCAGGGATGCAGCGAGGAATTCCTCGATCGTCCGCCGCTGGACGCACTTACTTCGGGAAATTTTTACAAAACCGATGCCGAAATCCTAGCAGGAACCGCGCCGCTTTACAACATTGTATGGTTCGATTTCAATGACAAGGCCAATATGTCCTTTCAGGAAGCCCGCGCCGGAAACCTGAACTCCAACGACCGCACGGCTTACATCAAGCATGCGATTCCATCGACAGATGTAAATACGCTTTTGCCGGGTTACAAATCGTTTTACAAGATCATTGCGCAAAGCAATAATGCTTACAAGGCGATCAAAGAAGCAACCGGAAGCACCGCTTCGGCAGCAGTAAAATCGCAGGGACTGGGCGAATGCCGTTTCATGCGTGCAACGGCTTATTATTACCTGGTTACCAATTGGGGCGCAGTGCCGATTGTATATGACAACGTGGCTCAACTGAACACACCACCGGTTCGTAACCGCGTTGAAGATGTGTGGAAGCTGTTGATCCAGGATTACCGCTTCGCAGCTGAAAACCTGCCTTTAACTGCCGACCAGGGACGTTTGACAAAATATTCTGCCGAAGGAATGCTGGCCAGAATGTATTTGATGCGCGCTGGTTTGAACCAGAATGGCACACGGAACCAGTCGGACCTGGACAGTGCCAAGTATTATGCAGAAGATGTGATCACCAAAAGCGGTCGCGCATTGGCTGCCACTTATGCAGAGCTGTTTGAAAGTGCTAATAACAATTCGTCCAAAAACAACGCCGAGAGCCTTTTCTCACTGCAATGGATGCCGGTCAGCAGCCCATGGGGGGTTAACAATTCATTCCAGGCTTATTTTGCTTACGATGCCAACATTACCACAACGGGCGATGGCTGGGGTGCGGCGCAAGGTTTGTCAGCGGATCTGGTTAAATATTTTGTAGAAAACCCTGCGGATTCACTTCGCAGAAAATCAATCGCCATGTTTGACAGCGATGTTTATCCTAACATTCAGAAAGCAACGGGCGGATTAAAATACAACAGGCCAGCGCAATTATCGGCAATCAAAAAATACATTGTGGGTTCCCCCGCGGACAATGGTGGTTTGGGCGGATTTATGGCGGCTAACATTAACTCCTACATGCTGCGCCTCGCCGAAGTTTACCTGATCTACGCGGATGCAGTTTTGGGAAATGCGGCTACTACGAATGATGCCAAAGCATTGGAATACTTCAATGCAGTGCGGAAAAGAGCGGGTATGCCAGCCAAAACGTCGCTGACTTTTGAGGATATCTTCAAAGAAAGAAGAATTGAAACCGTGTTTGAAGGTAACTCATGGAACGAAGTGGTGCGCTGGTATTATTTCAATCCGGCCAAAGCGATTGCTTACACAGCTGCGCAACGCCGGGAAAACTACACCATGAGCTATGTGGCTGGTTCTACCAACCCAAAGAAATACACCGTAACGTATTCTCCTGCTGAGTATTATCCATTATCGGCGAACACGCTTTACCTGCCGTTTCCAGAGGGAGAGCTCGTGAATGCGCCTTCGTTGAAAGGAGAGCCGGTTCCGTTCGATTTCAGCAAACTAATAGATTAA
- a CDS encoding SusC/RagA family TonB-linked outer membrane protein codes for MQQNLYETRRVSRSLHFLAGLLRPLLLTLGIMGAGLGAFAQSDAKKTVTGTVVSVDGDDGIPGASVVVKGTSNGTTTNTAGEFSIEAASGNTLVISFIGYVTQEIPVGNKTKIDVRLQESIAALDEVVVVGYGEMKKTDVSSSQVTVSGKDLSKTINTSLEQGLQGRAANVMVQQNSGQPGAAPSVLIRGLSSLTGTTQPLYVIDGVQIKPDNMKDDPNNRPTGFSNILSSINPDDIETINVLQGPSATAIYGAVGANGVVMITTKRGKAGEAKITFNSLLTLQSEPKHIDVMNLREYAQFRNEAAGVGSTATEPQFADPSVLGEGTDWQGALFRPTTLQKYSVGLSGGTEKSTYYLSGEYFNQKGIVEGSGFKRYNGRLNLENQTRNWLKIGANVNVGITEEKVNTNNGGIIQLALDQNPSVPVTNPDGSWGGPVSTQFQFTNPVMISKIYNDYNRRTSILGSLFADVKLLKNLTWHTEVNGSGEFLKYYSFHPSYTIGGYVVSQDAATSVRSVNTNNWWSLHSRLTYDLKLGKHDVNIMAGHEAQAFTYESLTASRKKFITNTIEELSGGDASVISNVSNNSGKGAGSRESYFARVNYSFMERYIVQGTYRMDGSSAFRDGRRWGNFPAVSVAWRVSEEPFLKSVNAINDLKLRFEIGRSGNQGSGGNAIYSTLQTVPTGWGTGFLASNFANEFLTWEKDDVINGGLDLHMFSNRVELIVDAYIKNITSLITVNSYPFTYGGDIAYSPGYLSWPAVNAGSMKNRGVGFTLNTVNIDKGGFYWRTGVNLSFDRNKVTSLLNPITPIWNATSVGFKTEVGQPASMLTGYIADGLYQDANDIKNHAIQTSNGELTVNPQTGSWVGDTKFKDLNGDGVIDAEDRTVIGNPWPKFTLGFNNNMTYKNFELNAFMTGSFKNDILNYPRYRAEVPGNGGVFGNQWKSVANYARPSSYAVGDAETVTLTNPGHVIPRIAPGDPNGNNRMSTNFIEDGSYVRLKNITLSYNFPKSLLKDLFIRGLKASVGAQNLFTITKYKGYDPEIGMVNYGGTVMAGVDTGRYPSVRMYSFGLTADF; via the coding sequence ATGCAACAAAATTTGTACGAAACAAGGCGGGTAAGTCGCAGCTTGCATTTCCTCGCCGGGTTGCTACGACCTCTTCTTTTAACATTGGGGATCATGGGCGCAGGGCTGGGTGCCTTTGCGCAGAGCGATGCGAAGAAAACAGTTACCGGTACGGTGGTTTCGGTGGACGGCGATGACGGAATTCCAGGCGCGAGCGTGGTAGTGAAAGGGACCTCTAACGGTACAACTACGAATACTGCGGGTGAATTTTCGATTGAGGCGGCTTCGGGAAATACATTGGTGATTTCATTTATCGGGTATGTGACACAGGAAATTCCGGTAGGGAACAAAACGAAAATCGACGTAAGATTGCAGGAAAGCATTGCTGCGCTGGACGAAGTGGTGGTAGTTGGATACGGGGAAATGAAGAAAACGGATGTTTCCAGCTCCCAGGTTACCGTTTCAGGCAAAGATTTGAGCAAAACCATTAATACTTCGCTTGAACAAGGCTTGCAAGGCCGTGCTGCTAACGTAATGGTGCAGCAGAATTCGGGTCAGCCGGGTGCGGCTCCTTCTGTTCTGATACGCGGGCTGAGCTCACTGACAGGTACAACGCAGCCATTGTATGTGATCGATGGTGTGCAGATCAAGCCGGATAATATGAAGGATGATCCCAACAATCGCCCGACGGGTTTTTCCAATATTCTTTCGAGCATTAACCCGGACGATATCGAGACGATCAACGTTTTGCAAGGGCCTTCTGCCACAGCGATTTATGGTGCGGTGGGAGCCAATGGTGTTGTTATGATCACTACAAAACGCGGTAAAGCTGGCGAAGCGAAAATTACATTCAACTCACTGCTTACATTGCAGTCTGAGCCTAAGCACATTGATGTTATGAACCTGCGCGAATACGCGCAATTCCGTAATGAAGCGGCTGGTGTGGGTAGTACGGCTACTGAGCCTCAATTTGCAGATCCTTCCGTATTGGGCGAGGGAACGGACTGGCAGGGCGCCCTTTTCCGTCCGACCACTTTGCAGAAGTACTCGGTAGGATTGAGCGGCGGTACGGAAAAATCGACCTATTATCTTTCAGGCGAATATTTCAATCAAAAAGGGATTGTGGAAGGCTCTGGTTTCAAGCGCTATAATGGTCGTTTAAACCTGGAAAACCAGACGCGTAACTGGCTGAAAATCGGCGCGAATGTAAACGTTGGTATCACTGAGGAAAAAGTAAATACGAACAACGGAGGCATTATCCAGCTTGCATTGGACCAAAACCCAAGTGTGCCGGTAACCAATCCGGATGGCAGCTGGGGCGGACCTGTTTCTACGCAGTTCCAGTTCACCAACCCGGTTATGATCTCTAAAATTTATAACGATTATAACCGCCGCACATCCATTCTGGGAAGCCTTTTTGCAGATGTGAAGCTATTGAAAAACCTGACGTGGCACACAGAAGTGAACGGAAGCGGTGAGTTTTTGAAATACTATTCATTCCACCCGTCTTATACCATTGGCGGATATGTAGTGTCACAGGATGCCGCTACGTCCGTTCGTTCGGTGAACACCAATAACTGGTGGAGCTTGCACAGCCGTTTGACCTATGATTTGAAATTGGGCAAACACGACGTTAACATTATGGCTGGCCACGAGGCGCAGGCATTCACTTATGAATCGCTCACAGCATCTCGTAAGAAGTTCATTACCAACACCATTGAAGAACTTTCGGGTGGTGACGCATCGGTTATTTCCAATGTAAGCAACAACAGCGGCAAGGGCGCAGGCTCACGCGAATCGTATTTTGCGCGTGTGAATTACAGCTTTATGGAGCGCTACATTGTGCAGGGAACTTACCGGATGGATGGTTCTTCGGCATTCCGCGACGGACGTCGCTGGGGCAACTTCCCGGCCGTTTCGGTTGCATGGCGCGTATCAGAAGAGCCTTTCCTGAAAAGCGTGAATGCGATCAACGACCTGAAACTGAGATTTGAAATCGGTCGCTCTGGTAACCAGGGAAGCGGTGGCAACGCCATTTATTCAACACTTCAAACGGTTCCAACAGGCTGGGGAACAGGCTTTTTGGCTTCCAACTTTGCAAATGAATTCCTGACATGGGAAAAAGATGATGTGATCAATGGAGGTTTGGACCTGCACATGTTCAGCAACCGCGTAGAGCTGATCGTGGATGCGTACATTAAGAACATTACGAGCCTGATCACAGTGAACTCTTATCCATTCACTTATGGCGGTGACATTGCTTACTCACCGGGATATCTGAGCTGGCCTGCGGTAAATGCTGGTTCCATGAAAAACCGTGGTGTGGGCTTCACGCTGAATACGGTGAACATTGACAAAGGGGGTTTTTATTGGAGAACAGGGGTAAACCTTTCATTCGACCGTAATAAAGTAACCTCGCTTTTGAACCCGATCACGCCGATCTGGAATGCAACTTCGGTTGGTTTTAAAACAGAAGTAGGACAACCTGCCAGTATGCTGACCGGCTACATTGCCGATGGTCTTTACCAGGATGCGAACGACATCAAAAACCACGCGATCCAGACTTCAAACGGCGAGCTGACAGTCAATCCGCAAACAGGCAGCTGGGTAGGGGATACCAAATTCAAAGACCTGAATGGCGACGGCGTTATCGATGCGGAGGACCGCACCGTGATCGGAAATCCATGGCCGAAGTTCACATTGGGTTTTAATAACAATATGACCTACAAAAACTTCGAGCTGAATGCATTCATGACCGGAAGTTTCAAGAATGACATCCTTAACTATCCACGTTATCGTGCAGAAGTGCCGGGTAATGGGGGTGTATTTGGAAATCAGTGGAAATCGGTTGCCAACTATGCCCGCCCAAGCAGCTATGCAGTGGGCGATGCTGAAACCGTGACGCTTACCAATCCAGGCCATGTCATCCCGCGTATTGCACCGGGTGACCCGAACGGAAACAACCGGATGAGTACCAATTTCATTGAAGACGGCAGCTACGTGCGTTTGAAGAACATTACATTAAGCTACAACTTTCCGAAATCGTTGCTGAAAGACCTCTTCATTCGCGGATTGAAAGCTTCGGTAGGAGCGCAAAACCTGTTTACCATTACCAAATACAAAGGTTATGACCCTGAGATCGGGATGGTGAATTATGGTGGAACTGTGATGGCGGGTGTGGATACAGGCCGTTACCCATCGGTTCGCATGTATTCTTTCGGTTTGACGGCTGATTTCTAA